From the Corythoichthys intestinalis isolate RoL2023-P3 chromosome 15, ASM3026506v1, whole genome shotgun sequence genome, one window contains:
- the LOC130931300 gene encoding potassium voltage-gated channel subfamily S member 3-like: MAYGQIVRSHPPDDCFIIVNVGGFRQRMEHSVLKRFPHTRLARLLCCSSLEAILELCDDFVATEMEYYFDRNPLFFCYVLNFYLTGKMHLVDGLCVLSFCQEIEYWGIKDRYLDLCCCEKFQELLDQTEELALDQESALHSTGSSIEKLPEADLFDGTWCADVRRSVWLRLENPSYSVSAKVIAGTSLSVVLVSIVAMCVHSVPDFRQVDHNDKEVEHPGLAFFENLCVFFFSAEFLLRLAVAPSARKFLRSPLNVIDLMSIMPFYVTLAWDLGRVAEDDNSELENVGKVMQILKLMRLFRVLKLARHSAGLRSLGATLQHSGHEVGLLVIFLFVGISTFSALMHFVESESLESELRTIPICWWWATISMTTVGYGDTFPVTLAGKLIGTLCILSGLLIVALPITNIFNKFSNFYQKHCKIDSISNSIND; the protein is encoded by the coding sequence ATGGCGTACGGGCAGATTGTTCGAAGCCACCCTCCTGATGATTGCTTCATTATTGTCAACGTTGGAGGTTTCAGGCAAAGGATGGAGCACAGCGTTCTCAAACGCTTCCCTCACACCCGCTTGGCACGTCTCTTGTGTTGTAGCTCATTAGAGGCCATCTTGGAGCTCTGTGATGACTTTGTTGCCACTGAAATGGAGTATTATTTTGACCGCAATCCACTTTTCTTCTGCTATGTCCTCAACTTTTACTTGACGGGCAAAATGCACCTAGTGGACGGTTTGTGCGTGCTGTCCTTCTGCCAAGAGATCGAGTATTGGGGCATCAAGGATCGCTATCTGGATTTGTGTtgttgtgagaaatttcaagagCTCTTGGATCAGACTGAGGAGCTGGCCTTGGATCAGGAGAGTGCTCTTCATAGCACTGGCTCATCCATTGAGAAGCTGCCTGAGGCCGATTTGTTCGACGGCACCTGGTGCGCGGACGTACGTCGGAGTGTTTGGCTACGCCTTGAGAATCCATCGTACTCTGTTTCGGCAAAAGTGATAGCCGGGACGTCCTTGAGTGTAGTTCTGGTCTCCATAGTGGCCATGTGTGTTCACAGCGTGCCAGACTTTCGTCAGGTGGATCACAACGACAAAGAGGTTGAACATCCAGGGCTAGCGTTTTTTGAGAACCTTTGCGTCTTCTTTTTTTCCGCCGAATTTCTCCTCCGTTTGGCAGTTGCACCGTCAGCCAGAAAGTTCCTGCGCAGCCCTCTCAATGTTATCGACTTGATGTCCATCATGCCTTTCTATGTCACCTTGGCTTGGGATTTAGGCCGAGTGGCTGAAGATGACAACTCAGAGTTGGAGAACGTGGGCAAAGTGATGCAGATCTTGAAGCTTATGCGGCTATTCCGCGTCCTCAAACTGGCCCGCCACTCAGCCGGCCTCCGCTCTCTAGGTGCCACGTTGCAGCACAGCGGCCATGAAGTGGGCCTCCTGGTGATTTTCTTGTTTGTGGGAATTTCCactttctccgccctgatgcatTTTGTAGAGAGCGAGTCTCTCGAATCTGAGCTGCGGACAATCCCCATCTGCTGGTGGTGGGCCACCATAAGTATGACAACAGTGGGCTACGGCGATACGTTTCCTGTTACTCTTGCTGGGAAGTTAATAGGAACTCTGTGCATCTTATCTGGGCTGCTTATTGTAGCTTTGCCCATCACCAACATCTTTAACAAGTTCTCAAACTTCTACCAGAAACACTGCAAGATAGACAGCATTTCAAATTCAATCAATGATTGA